The following proteins come from a genomic window of Pyxidicoccus sp. MSG2:
- a CDS encoding MBL fold metallo-hydrolase gives MPLYLCETCGTQYAETPAPPEHCPVCEDERQYVGWNGQRWTTHEALARKYTLRIEEDAGLLGLSLPADFAIPQRALHLPTDVGNVLWECISLVTDEAVSALKARGGVDRMVISHPHFYTAMVEWSEALGGVPILLHEADREWVRRPSASIRFWSGDVLRLSEDVTLIRCGGHFPGSTALHWKRGPRSGGTLFPGDALQVVSDRRHVTFMYSYPNFIPMKPSDVRSMRERLRSYDFEDVFGYTWGRNILGGGRAAVETSFERYLSAVSG, from the coding sequence ATGCCTCTCTATCTATGTGAGACCTGTGGCACGCAGTACGCGGAGACGCCTGCGCCTCCCGAGCACTGTCCCGTATGCGAGGACGAGCGCCAGTATGTGGGCTGGAACGGCCAGCGGTGGACGACGCATGAGGCCCTCGCGAGGAAGTACACGCTGCGCATCGAGGAGGACGCGGGACTGTTGGGCCTCAGCCTGCCGGCGGACTTCGCCATTCCCCAGCGGGCGCTGCACCTGCCGACGGACGTGGGCAATGTGCTCTGGGAGTGCATCAGCCTCGTCACGGATGAGGCGGTCTCCGCGCTGAAGGCGCGCGGGGGGGTGGACCGAATGGTCATCTCGCATCCGCACTTCTACACAGCGATGGTGGAGTGGAGCGAAGCGCTGGGCGGCGTGCCCATCCTGCTGCACGAAGCCGACAGGGAATGGGTGCGCAGGCCGTCGGCGAGCATCCGGTTCTGGAGTGGGGACGTGCTCCGGCTCTCGGAGGACGTCACGCTCATCCGCTGCGGCGGACACTTCCCGGGCAGCACCGCGCTCCATTGGAAGCGGGGACCGCGCTCTGGCGGAACTCTGTTCCCCGGCGACGCGTTACAGGTCGTCTCCGACCGGCGCCACGTCACGTTCATGTACAGCTATCCCAACTTCATCCCGATGAAGCCGAGCGACGTGCGGAGCATGCGCGAGCGCCTGCGCTCCTACGACTTCGAGGACGTGTTCGGCTACACCTGGGGGCGCAACATCCTCGGCGGCGGGCGAGCGGCCGTGGAGACCTCCTTCGAGCGCTACCTGTCCGCGGTCTCTGGCTGA
- a CDS encoding SMP-30/gluconolactonase/LRE family protein — protein MRRILTVLLVLLVALAAYLLLWPVPIQPVVWSAPPDPGYQGPHAVNHKLAGLKHLELGEDVGPEHVVIRDGHVYAAVLSGAIVRLAPDGASREVVVNTGGRPLGFDFDARGDMIIADPMRGLLKATHLGANAKIDVLADTVDHPVKGDPILYADGVVVAPDGRIYFTDASRRFAPTKWGGTFNASVLDILEHQCTGRLLEHAPTAKTTRVVMTGLCFPNGLALSEDGKSLFLTETGEYRIWKVAVDAKELDAKQLAAQPSEQARVLLSNLPGYPDNLMRGQEGRIWVGFTKPRGAFVDKAAGKPWLRALSVRLPRSLWPVPKPYGHVFAFDEEGRVLVDMQDPSGAYPEATAVTETDDRLYIQSLHAKTLGWMDKKAAGL, from the coding sequence ATGCGAAGAATCCTGACCGTGCTCCTCGTCCTGCTGGTGGCTCTCGCCGCCTACCTGCTGCTGTGGCCCGTTCCCATCCAGCCGGTGGTGTGGAGCGCCCCTCCGGACCCGGGCTACCAGGGGCCCCATGCGGTGAACCACAAGCTGGCGGGGTTGAAACATCTCGAGCTGGGCGAGGACGTGGGCCCCGAGCACGTCGTCATCCGCGACGGCCACGTCTACGCCGCCGTGCTCAGCGGCGCCATCGTGCGCCTGGCCCCCGATGGCGCCTCGCGGGAGGTGGTGGTGAACACGGGGGGACGGCCGCTGGGCTTCGATTTCGATGCCCGGGGCGACATGATCATCGCGGACCCGATGCGGGGATTGCTCAAGGCCACCCATCTCGGAGCGAACGCGAAGATTGACGTGCTGGCCGACACGGTGGACCACCCCGTGAAGGGAGACCCCATCCTCTATGCCGACGGCGTGGTGGTGGCGCCCGACGGCCGCATCTACTTCACGGATGCCTCGCGCCGCTTCGCTCCCACGAAGTGGGGTGGCACCTTCAACGCCAGCGTGCTCGACATCCTCGAGCACCAATGCACCGGGCGCCTGCTCGAGCACGCGCCGACGGCGAAGACCACGCGCGTGGTGATGACGGGCCTGTGCTTCCCCAACGGGCTGGCGCTCTCCGAGGACGGGAAGTCCCTGTTCCTCACCGAGACAGGCGAGTACCGCATCTGGAAGGTGGCCGTGGATGCGAAGGAGTTGGATGCGAAGCAGCTGGCGGCCCAGCCGAGCGAACAGGCCCGGGTGCTGCTCTCCAATCTGCCCGGCTACCCGGACAACCTGATGCGCGGGCAGGAGGGTCGCATCTGGGTGGGCTTCACCAAGCCTCGCGGCGCCTTCGTGGACAAGGCGGCCGGCAAGCCCTGGCTGCGCGCGCTCTCGGTGCGGCTGCCCAGGTCCTTGTGGCCCGTGCCGAAGCCCTATGGCCACGTCTTCGCGTTCGACGAGGAGGGCCGCGTGCTCGTGGACATGCAGGACCCGAGTGGCGCCTACCCCGAGGCCACCGCCGTGACCGAGACGGACGACCGGCTCTACATCCAGAGCCTCCACGCGAAGACCCTCGGATGGATGGACAAGAAAGCCGCGGGACTGTGA
- a CDS encoding SDR family oxidoreductase, translating to MTKATFQGLSGKTAIVTGGATLIGAAVVRALHEQGVKVTLADIDVTGGEAVAASCGEGVWFRATDITDDAQVQACADETAARFGGVDFLVNLACSYVDEGFKSSRADWLGTLDVNVVSAVMMLKAVHPHMKKAGRGAVVNFASISSRVAQPGRWLYPVSKAALVQLTRNMAMDLAPDHIRVNSVSPGWTWSAVMNKLTNGDRAKTDRVAAPFHLLRRVGDPEEVAQVVLFLCSDHASFVTGADYAVDGGYSAMGPESYEPAIPKLME from the coding sequence ATGACCAAGGCCACTTTCCAAGGTTTGTCAGGCAAGACCGCCATCGTCACCGGCGGCGCCACCCTCATCGGCGCCGCCGTGGTGCGGGCACTGCACGAGCAAGGTGTGAAGGTCACCCTGGCCGACATCGACGTCACCGGTGGCGAGGCGGTGGCCGCGAGCTGCGGTGAGGGCGTGTGGTTCCGAGCCACCGACATCACCGATGACGCGCAGGTGCAGGCCTGTGCCGATGAGACGGCGGCCCGCTTCGGCGGCGTGGACTTCCTGGTCAACCTGGCCTGCTCCTACGTGGATGAAGGCTTCAAGTCCTCGCGCGCAGACTGGCTGGGCACCCTCGACGTCAACGTGGTCAGCGCGGTGATGATGCTCAAGGCGGTGCATCCGCACATGAAGAAGGCCGGACGCGGCGCGGTGGTCAACTTCGCCAGCATCTCCTCGCGCGTGGCGCAGCCCGGGCGCTGGCTCTACCCGGTCAGCAAGGCCGCGCTGGTGCAGCTCACCCGCAACATGGCCATGGACCTGGCGCCGGACCACATCCGCGTCAACAGCGTCTCGCCCGGCTGGACCTGGTCGGCCGTCATGAACAAGCTGACGAACGGCGACAGGGCCAAGACCGACCGCGTGGCCGCGCCCTTCCACCTGCTGCGCCGCGTCGGCGACCCCGAAGAGGTGGCGCAAGTGGTGCTGTTCCTGTGCTCGGACCATGCAAGCTTTGTCACCGGCGCCGACTACGCCGTGGACGGTGGTTACTCGGCCATGGGTCCCGAGTCCTACGAGCCCGCCATCCCCAAGCTGATGGAATGA
- a CDS encoding glutathione binding-like protein: MIDLYFSPTPNGLKIRLFLEETGLPYRLVPVRLSAGEQFAPAFLSISPNNKIPAIVDHAPLHGETPLPVFESGAILLYLAEKSDQLLPADGRARVEATQWLFWQVAGLGPMAGQAGYFRVYASEPQSAAIERYTREVSRLYGVLDRRLEGRDFIAGGAYSIADLACYPWVVPHAAHGQTLSAFPNVERWFERIKQRPATQRVYDSVEDVYTKKQDLSAEARQVLFHQGTAPAAR; this comes from the coding sequence ATGATTGACCTGTACTTCAGCCCCACCCCGAATGGCCTGAAGATTCGACTGTTCCTCGAGGAGACCGGTCTTCCTTACCGGCTCGTTCCGGTTCGCCTGTCGGCCGGAGAGCAGTTCGCTCCGGCGTTCCTCTCCATCTCTCCGAACAACAAGATTCCGGCCATCGTCGACCATGCGCCGCTGCACGGCGAGACGCCGCTGCCGGTGTTCGAGTCCGGCGCCATCCTGCTCTACCTCGCGGAGAAGTCCGACCAGCTCCTGCCCGCGGACGGCCGGGCCCGCGTCGAAGCCACGCAGTGGCTGTTCTGGCAGGTCGCCGGCCTGGGACCGATGGCGGGGCAGGCGGGCTACTTCCGCGTCTACGCATCCGAGCCCCAGTCCGCCGCCATCGAGCGCTACACGCGGGAGGTGTCACGGCTCTATGGGGTGCTCGACCGCAGGCTCGAAGGCAGGGACTTCATCGCGGGCGGGGCGTACTCCATCGCCGACCTCGCCTGCTATCCCTGGGTCGTCCCGCATGCGGCGCACGGGCAGACGCTCTCGGCCTTTCCCAACGTCGAGCGTTGGTTCGAGCGCATCAAGCAGCGGCCCGCCACTCAGCGCGTCTACGACTCCGTCGAGGACGTGTACACGAAGAAGCAGGACCTGTCCGCCGAGGCCCGCCAGGTGTTGTTCCATCAGGGAACTGCTCCGGCGGCGCGTTGA